One window from the genome of Nicotiana tomentosiformis chromosome 5, ASM39032v3, whole genome shotgun sequence encodes:
- the LOC138892962 gene encoding uncharacterized protein, with protein sequence MDKVQLIRHRLLVAQSRQKSYADKRRRDLAFTIGDKVLLRVFPMKGMMRFGKRSKLSPRFIGSYEILDRVGAVAYRLALPSELSFIHLVFHVSMLRKYISDSSQVLEVPIIPIDEKLSYKEEPMAIVDRQVRKLRSKKIEFVKVLWRNHTVEEATWEIEDAMRSKYPPFVSLYRRTSITQEELILSPEEQVLHNS encoded by the exons ATGGACAAGGTCCAGTTGATCAGACATAGATTGCTTGTAGCTCAAAGTAGACAAAAGTCTTATGCTgataagagaagaagagattTAGCATTCACAATTGGGGACAAAGTGTTACTACGAGTCTTCCCTATGAAAGGTATGATGCGGTTTGGGAAAAGAAGCAAATTGAGCCCCAGGTTTATAGGATCGTATGAGATACTAGACCGAGTGGGAGCTGTGGCTTATCGTTTGGCACTTCCTTCTGAGTTGTCTTTTATTCATCTAGTGTTTCACGTCTCAATGCTAAGAAAATATATATCGGACTCATCTCAGGTGCTTGAAGTACCTATTATACCGATTGATGAGAAGTTGTCTTAcaaggaggagccgatggctattgttgataggcaagtaagaaagcTACGGTCAAAGAAAATTGAGTTCGTAAAAGTCTTATGGCGAAATCATACagttgaagaagctacttgggaaataGAAGATGCTATGCGATCCAAGTACCCCCCATTTGTTTCACTGTACAG ACGTACAAGTATCACTCAAGAGGAGCTGATTCTTTCTCCTGAGGAGCAAGTTCTTCATAACAGTTAA
- the LOC138892963 gene encoding uncharacterized protein, with amino-acid sequence MMLSFWQWLILAVLTCELSLLVVVEAIVALQGNRGPSSSEHHNSGQIYATTPVCQTCGRSHLGQCRVLTGECFRCVQLGHHLRDCPQPPRNFNQASIQLAAPTQTTRNTLGATVTGNKGVLSVCSFDALALIDPGSTHSYVSLYFALKFSRHPELLNEPFLVATPVGESLLAEYLSSCYAIGYYHSKIVKFEIPNEPSFVLKGGQVPENCKFVSFMKAQRLLKKGCLGLIAIVNDTRKETVSIENVPVVREFSDVFPEELPRLPPVREIDFGIDLPPHTQPISIPPYRMALAELKELKQQLQDLLDKGFIRPSISP; translated from the exons ATGATGCTTAGCTTTTGGCAATGGTTGATATTAGCAGTATTAACCTGCGAGCTGTCACTGCTGGTTGTGGTTGAAGCTATTGTTGCTCT ACAGGGTAATAGGGGACCATCATCTTCTGAACATCATAATTCCGGGCAGATATATGCCACTACTCCGGTCTGCCAGACATGTGGTAGATCACATTTGGGACAATGTCGTGTTCTAACTGGAGAGTGCTTTCGGTGTGTCCAGTTGGGACATCACTTGAGGGATTGCCCTCAGCCTCCGAGAAATTTCAACCAGGCTTCTATTCAGTTAGCTGCACCTACTCAGACTACTCGTAATACTTTAGGTGCTACAGTTACAGGAAATAAAG GTGTTCTTTCTGTCTGTTCATTTGATGCACTTGCGttgattgatccgggatctactcacTCCTATGTGTCCCTGTACTTTGCTTTGAAGTTTAGTAGACATCCTGAGCTATTGAATGAACCTTTTCTAGTTGCTACTCCTGTTGGAGAGTCTCTATTAGCTGAATAC TTATCTTCATGCTATGCTATCGGCTATTATCATTCAAAGATAGTCAAGTTTGAGATACCAAACGAACCCAGTTTTGTTCTAAAAGGGGGTCAGGTTCCAGAGAATTGCAAATTTgtatcttttatgaaggctcaacgacTGCTGAAGAAAGGTTGCTTGGGTCTCATAGCTATTGTAAATGACACAAGAAAGGAAACAGTTAGTATAGAAAATGTACCAGTAGTGAGAGaattttctgatgtatttcctgagGAATTACCAAGATTGCCTCCAGTACGAGAaatagattttggtattgatttgccaCCTCACACACAACCCATATCAATACCGCCATATCGGATGGCactagcagagttgaaggagctaAAACAACAACTGCAGGATTTGTTAGATAAGGGTTTTATCAGACCGAGTATATCTCcatag